In Trichomycterus rosablanca isolate fTriRos1 chromosome 4, fTriRos1.hap1, whole genome shotgun sequence, one DNA window encodes the following:
- the nit1 gene encoding deaminated glutathione amidase isoform X2, with product MTSSHPLAAVCQMTSTPDKEANFTTCKRLVEQAKQSGASMVFLPEAFDYIGSNREETLQLSESLQGDLISRYTKLARMLNVWLSLGGFHERGHDWENDRRIYNCHIIINDQGEIVSVYRKGHLFDVELTSRGVSLKESAFTIPGPGLVPPVQTPIGKVGLGICYDLRFPEMSVALQRQGAEILTYPSAFTVATGTAHWEVLLRARAIETQCFVLAAAQVGAHHAKRSSYGHALAVDPWGVVMADCGGTDSGVVMVEIDVQKLQNTRKDMPVQQHRREKEYYSGLD from the exons ATGACCTCATCACATCCTTTAGCAGCCGTATGTCAAATGACGTCCACCCCGGACAAGGAGGCCAACTTTACCACATGCAAGCGTTTGGTGGAGCAAGCCAAGCAGAGTGGTGCAAGCATGGTCTTTCTACCTGAGGCCTTTGATTACATTGGCTCAAACCGAGAGGAAACGCTACAGCTGTCTGAAAGCCTGCAGGGTGATCTCATCAGCAGATACACCAAGTTGGCCCG GATGCTGAATGTGTGGCTGTCTCTAGGAGGTTTTCATGAAAGAGGGCATGACTGGGAGAACGACAGACGCATCTATAACTGCCACATCATTATTAATGATCAAG GTGAGATTGTATCTGTGTACAGGAAGGGTCATTTGTTTGATGTGGAGTTGACTAGTAGAGGTGTTTCCCTGAAAGAGAGTGCCTTCACCATTCCTGGACCAGGCTTAGTGCCACCTGTTCAAACGCCCATTGGAAAG GTGGGACTTGGGATTTGTTATGATCTGCGGTTCCCTGAGATGTCAGTGGCTCTTCAGAGACAGGGGGCTGAAATTCTCACTTATCCGTCAGCTTTCACAGTGGCAACTGGCACTGCTCATTGGGAG GTCCTTTTGCGAGCCAGAGCCATTGAGACTCAGTGCTTTGTCCTGGCTGCTGCTCAGGTTGGAGCTCACCATGCCAAGCGCTCATCATATGGTCACGCCTTGGCCGTGGATCCGTGGGGTGTGGTAATGGCAGACTGTGGAGGAACAGACAGCGGTGTAGTTATGGTGGAGATTGATGTGCAGAAATTACAGAACACCAGAAAGGATATGCCAGTACAGCAGCATCGGAGAGAGAAAGAGTACTACTCTGGTTTAGACTAA
- the nit1 gene encoding deaminated glutathione amidase isoform X1: MVYCNSLWKQVLLYPKFRFFRSHFRMTSSHPLAAVCQMTSTPDKEANFTTCKRLVEQAKQSGASMVFLPEAFDYIGSNREETLQLSESLQGDLISRYTKLARMLNVWLSLGGFHERGHDWENDRRIYNCHIIINDQGEIVSVYRKGHLFDVELTSRGVSLKESAFTIPGPGLVPPVQTPIGKVGLGICYDLRFPEMSVALQRQGAEILTYPSAFTVATGTAHWEVLLRARAIETQCFVLAAAQVGAHHAKRSSYGHALAVDPWGVVMADCGGTDSGVVMVEIDVQKLQNTRKDMPVQQHRREKEYYSGLD, translated from the exons ATGGTTTACTGTAACTCTCTGTGGAAGCAGGTGCTGCTGTATCCAAAATTCAGATTTTTCCGAAGTCACTTCAG gATGACCTCATCACATCCTTTAGCAGCCGTATGTCAAATGACGTCCACCCCGGACAAGGAGGCCAACTTTACCACATGCAAGCGTTTGGTGGAGCAAGCCAAGCAGAGTGGTGCAAGCATGGTCTTTCTACCTGAGGCCTTTGATTACATTGGCTCAAACCGAGAGGAAACGCTACAGCTGTCTGAAAGCCTGCAGGGTGATCTCATCAGCAGATACACCAAGTTGGCCCG GATGCTGAATGTGTGGCTGTCTCTAGGAGGTTTTCATGAAAGAGGGCATGACTGGGAGAACGACAGACGCATCTATAACTGCCACATCATTATTAATGATCAAG GTGAGATTGTATCTGTGTACAGGAAGGGTCATTTGTTTGATGTGGAGTTGACTAGTAGAGGTGTTTCCCTGAAAGAGAGTGCCTTCACCATTCCTGGACCAGGCTTAGTGCCACCTGTTCAAACGCCCATTGGAAAG GTGGGACTTGGGATTTGTTATGATCTGCGGTTCCCTGAGATGTCAGTGGCTCTTCAGAGACAGGGGGCTGAAATTCTCACTTATCCGTCAGCTTTCACAGTGGCAACTGGCACTGCTCATTGGGAG GTCCTTTTGCGAGCCAGAGCCATTGAGACTCAGTGCTTTGTCCTGGCTGCTGCTCAGGTTGGAGCTCACCATGCCAAGCGCTCATCATATGGTCACGCCTTGGCCGTGGATCCGTGGGGTGTGGTAATGGCAGACTGTGGAGGAACAGACAGCGGTGTAGTTATGGTGGAGATTGATGTGCAGAAATTACAGAACACCAGAAAGGATATGCCAGTACAGCAGCATCGGAGAGAGAAAGAGTACTACTCTGGTTTAGACTAA